A genomic region of Alicyclobacillus sp. SO9 contains the following coding sequences:
- a CDS encoding DNA adenine methylase, with protein sequence MAHTPYKQIGIAAKDAPVTEGVKYAGSKLKLIPQILRLVETVDAHTILDGFSGTTRVSQALAKQGYHVVSNDISVWSETFATCYLLNQRPAAYYRDLINHLNSVRPTAGWFTEHYGGLENNGCAVQADGLKKPWQVHNTQKLDAIRQEIEELKLPKIEKAVVLTSLVLALDQVDNTLGHFSSYLKQWSPRSYKELLLKPPMLFENTVVHNVYRRNIFDILPNLSVDLAYFDPPYGSNNEKMPPSRVRYASYYHLWTSVCLFDKCDLFGKAKRRVDTSDTISSSEFEDFRRNDAGRFIAVQAIENLIKSTQAKWIILSYSSGGRATSEELNEVLQSSGRILQVVEINYKKNVMAGMKWTNDWIRDAQEENREFLFLLEKA encoded by the coding sequence ATGGCGCACACACCGTACAAGCAGATTGGAATTGCAGCAAAGGATGCTCCTGTGACTGAGGGGGTTAAATATGCGGGATCGAAACTGAAACTTATACCGCAGATCCTTAGGCTTGTTGAAACCGTTGATGCCCATACAATTCTCGATGGCTTTTCAGGTACAACCAGGGTCTCTCAGGCCCTTGCAAAGCAGGGGTACCACGTTGTCAGTAACGATATTTCCGTGTGGTCGGAGACGTTCGCCACGTGCTATCTTCTCAACCAACGACCCGCGGCATATTATCGGGATCTCATCAATCACCTGAACTCGGTGCGTCCAACCGCGGGCTGGTTCACCGAACACTACGGAGGGCTCGAGAACAATGGCTGTGCGGTGCAAGCAGACGGCTTAAAGAAACCCTGGCAGGTCCACAATACCCAAAAGCTTGACGCAATCAGACAGGAAATTGAAGAACTGAAGTTGCCTAAAATCGAAAAAGCAGTTGTGCTGACAAGTCTGGTCCTCGCGCTAGATCAGGTTGACAACACCTTAGGCCATTTCTCCTCCTACCTGAAGCAGTGGTCTCCGCGATCGTATAAGGAACTTCTCTTGAAACCGCCCATGCTGTTTGAAAACACGGTTGTGCACAATGTCTACCGCCGCAACATCTTTGATATCTTGCCGAATCTATCCGTTGATCTCGCCTACTTTGATCCGCCATACGGCTCGAACAATGAAAAAATGCCACCCTCCAGAGTTCGATACGCGTCCTACTACCATTTGTGGACAAGTGTGTGTTTATTCGATAAATGTGACCTGTTTGGCAAAGCCAAACGTCGAGTCGACACATCCGATACAATTTCATCGTCTGAGTTTGAAGATTTTAGACGTAATGATGCTGGTCGATTCATAGCAGTACAAGCCATTGAAAACCTGATTAAATCAACCCAAGCAAAATGGATTATCCTCTCGTACAGTTCAGGCGGCAGAGCCACATCGGAGGAGCTCAATGAAGTTCTGCAAAGCAGCGGCCGCATACTCCAAGTTGTTGAAATCAATTACAAGAAAAACGTGATGGCAGGTATGAAGTGGACAAACGACTGGATTCGAGACGCACAAGAGGAAAATCGAGAGTTTCTGTTTCTTTTGGAGAAGGCTTAG